A window of Onychomys torridus chromosome 15, mOncTor1.1, whole genome shotgun sequence genomic DNA:
AATAGTGACCAATATTGGTATTTTCATTCTACGTAGAAATTTCCAAATAGATTCAAGCAAGAAACTTGGAAATTATGGAGAACCTTGAAATATCAAAATAACACACATCACCAACTCAGATCGGCAGAAGAAATGTTGTTGCTATGCAAACATAATTTGTACCATCTCCCTGTCACTTGATGTTATTAGTAGTTTACaggcttcttcctcttcataTTATAAAAACTGCAATCATCGTATTAATCTGTCACATCTTTAATCTGTACTATcaccttgtttgttttattttttgagacagcatctcactacgtagccctgactgttctagaactcgctatgtagacccggctgggctcgaactcccagagatccacctgcctctgcctctctattgCTAAGACACTACACCTGTGGTTCTTGTCACCTTTTTTTGAAACCAGTAAATTTGGGGGAACTACTCTCCCATGTCATGTGGAAAACAGTTTATTATATAATCATATCTGATCTCACGATATTGCCCCAAAGGAGGTACTATTAACTACATCTAACAGAGGAATAAGTTATCCCTGAGGACAGCCTACATTGAGTTGTTAAACTAAGTAGGAGAGTCCTAAATTCAAAGGCGGCATTTGACGCGAGGCGTCTTAATTCGGGAAACATAGTAACTATAATGGAGTACACCATTATACGCAAACCAAAATAAGCAATGAGTCTCTTCCCTTTTGACAAATGCTgcaggtgtggctcagtggcagggcgcttgcctagcacacatgaggcGCTGAGTTCAACCGCATCACCGCGTGGAGGGGGAAAAAATTCAAGCAACAGTGGCGCTctccttttaaaagtaaatattcaacaaaatgaaaatcccAAATTGCTTTCCATGTAAAGTACTCCAGGACAATTAAGTATCCAAGTGATAGTGTACCTATTCTTGACTTCAGAATTGTGAAACCTGGATTCCcatccctgtttaaaaaaaaaaaaaaatggtctcatCGAGAATCGTGACAGAATAAGAAGTCGCACCCTCCGATCAGGGAATTAAACTGCAGCAAGAGTCGTTTCATCCAGCTCACATCAAAGGCTTGCTGCAGACAAGGTACTCCGAGGTAAAAATCCAACAGTTCGGCTTCATACTCGTTCTGCAAGACCTTACCTGCTCCCGGGAGCCTTTTCCTGGGGCTCCGCTCCCCCAGAATCCACCGCAGGCACATCTGTGGGCGCCGCTGCCTTCGGAGCGGACTCGGTGGCCGGCTCGGGAGGCTTGGGAGGCTCCGGTCCACGGTGGGGATGGGGAGCGGCGGAGCCCCTGGCGCCAACACCAGGCCTGACATTCGGCTTCACGCTAAGGCGTGCCCTGCGGAACATGGCGGAGCCAGGGGGCCGGGAGCGGCGGCTCCACAGCCGCGCTCAGCCCAGAGCCCCGGCCGCTGCCCTCGTCCTCCCACACAGTCAGTCACCAGCCCAGCGCTGGCTACCGCAATTCCGCGGCCCCTCCGCCTCCTCCGCTCTCCTGCCACCGCCTTCTCTTCATGACCCTGCCACACTAAGAGCTAAGTTTCTCCTCCCCGCGTCCCGGCTGGCAAAAAGGCGCCGGAAACCATAACGTAATCACACGGCGCCGCCGACTGACGTCACACTGCGGGCGCCGGGAACCATAGCAACTGCAACGCTCGGTAGCTTCGGTTACCTGTGAAGCAGAGATTTTTTGACTCAAAAATAGATATTCTTTCTTCCGTAAGACCTCGGGAGTTGCTGAAAAGGGAGTGCGGAAGCAGCTTGATCCTCTGGCTCAAACTTGTAATGTCTCCTTCCCCGTGCGCGGTGCTAGAGTTTGAACCCAGGACCGCTAGATGCTCCGCATACACTGTACTTCACCACAGAACTTCGCCCATTTAACTGAATCTTTTGTGGACTATTAAGGAGTTCTCGAGAAGAGTCAAAGTGTGCAAGAATGCAGAGCCTGGTAGTGCATGCCTACTATCCCAGCGCTGGGAGACTGATCAGAGTTGTTACACTTgcattggggaaacctttccctggagcagggctaTAAGCTGCTATgcttacagtgactttgtggtattccttggctcctacCGCCAGGATCCCTTTGTATCCAAGCCCCAACGCTTACAGGAAGGTCAcgacaagttccaggccagcctgaactatctAGCAAGACCTTAACtcaaaaagacaataaaataaaacaaaacaaaaatgaaatagtgtggttggggattcagctcagtggtagagtgcttgcctagcaagcacaaggccctgggttcggtcctcagctccgaataaacaaacaaacaaacaaaaaatgaaatagtatGAGAGCAGTGTCTTACCACCAGTGCATCCCCAGAGCATAGAAactgtttgttttagatttttgagacagtctcttataGACAAGACTGGCTTTCAATTCTTGGTCTTCCTACCTCCATgtgctgagtgttgggattacaggcatgcatgtgctacCAAActctacaagaaagaaaaaggaagtttatGAATATGGAGGGGGTGTGCTATGTGTGGGTGCCTAGGGGAGTCAGAGCATTACAGGTGTTTCTTAGACTCctgatgtggctgctgagaaccaaactaGGGCCCacagaaagaacaggaaatgatcttaacctttgagccactGCTCTAACTCCCCACCTCTGCCAAGAACTTTTAAATTGAGcaaaacatttgaaatttttgtGTGAAGAAATTGCAAATGGCAACCTATTGAAAGAGAAGCTATGAAACACTTCATAGAAGACATTCACTGTATGTGCTTTTGTAGACTTTAAACATATTGACTATCAAAAATTATTATACTCTATAAACTTTGCACACTAATGTGAGTATTCTTCATCCACTTAAAGAGATAGCAACAGAACAATAAGACATTCTGtgttacagatgagaaaatacaaagcaaatgaacaagataattaagaatattaaatgtgggctggagagatgcctcagagtttaagagcactgctgctcttccagaggtcctgagttcaattcccagcaactacatggtggctcacaaccattcataatgagatctggtgccctcttctcgcatgcaggcatacatgcagatagaatttTATatctataatctttaaaaaaaattaaatgtaatgaaAGAGATTTCAAGGGTGATATAATAAGAGTCCTGGGGTGCTCACAGTAAGAAAGTTTTACAAGGCctttatggtggtggtggggggggaatAGGCAgccccggggttggggatttagctcagtggtagagtgcttgcctagcaagtgcaagaccctgggtttcgtcctcagctccagaaaaaaaaaaaaaaaaggcagcccCTAAGGTTTACCCTGTAGTGATGAAGTAGTATTGAACCATGACACAGAAAAGCATAAAGCTCTATTTTCTTGAAAAGAAACTTTttataagctgggtgtggtaggaAGTGCCTTGACCCCAGtacttgagaaacagaggcaggaagatcataaaaTTCAGTACTGAGTATATGTAAGGTCTTGGGATCAGTCAGCAGTACTAAAATATACAATGATGTTCAAGAATTTGCAAAATTCTAGGAGTGacggcacatgcttgtaatcctatcAGTCAAGAGGCTGAGACCGGGGAATTGCCTGAGTGTGAGAATAGACTGTTCTgaatagccagttccaggccagctaaggttACACATCAAGACTTCATCAATAAATACTTGTGAAAGAATACCATTCCATTCTTATGAATCTTGTAGTCACTGCTGTGACATACAGCTGTCCACAGAAAGTTCTTATGCAAGGCCTTTTCATAAATCCTGTGTTCCAACTAGGAATCCAAGATGTTGTCACAACTTTGTAGATAAGGAAATCAAACTGATTTAATTCCCCACTAGTAaaagcataaaacaaaattttataaagatttttcttccttgtttttatagatgtatttatttttattttatatgtatgagagcgttttcttgcatgtatgcacatgtgcctggtgccttggGTGATGAGAAGATAACATCAGTTTCCATGGTGctgaagttatagatgattgtgagccaccctgtgggtcccGGACAACAATTGCTTTTTACTGTGGTGTCAGCTCCCCAGTTCCCCCACCCAAGCTAATCTTTACTGATAGTTGTTAGACAAGTCATGCAGTAAGTTGTTATTGTCAGCAGTAATTTCAAGATTCTACCATttgtaggctggagagattgtcAGCAGTGAAGTACTCGCTGCtctatgaggaccagagtttacaTCCCAGTACACCCATGTCAGGTAGTTCACAGATGCCTCTAAGTCCAGCTCCAAGGTAGCCAACATCCTCTTTGGGCTTCaaagggttctctctctctctctctctctctctctctctctctctctctctccacacacacacacacacacacacacacactaatattcTAGTTTGCTCTAGTGTTCTCCCCTCTTTTCTCTGAGACAGGTcagcatctcactgtgtagccttggctgtcctggaactatgctTGGTATGAAGagcaggctgccctggaactcaaatTCATCAAGActgagaccttcctgcctctctttctggagtgctggaactaaaggcatacTCCTGGCCCTCTGGCAAAAACTCTCAACATATTCTGTGTGCACACTGTACATCCTTGTAACCACaaaattcaaaaaatatatttcagagaGAGCGCTATGGCTCCTGAGCCAGGCTAGGCTAGCCCTGTAAGCTCAGGGGGCAGCTGTAAGAACAGCTTATGTGTGGACAAGATCAAATACACTTAAAACCCCaaacctggggttggggatttagctcagtggtagagcatttgcctagcaagcgcaaggccctgggttcgatcctcagctcctcATTAAAAacgtaaaaacaaaaaaaccccaagccACTATGTATATTTCAAGCATGTGTGGTTTTCTGAAACAAGGTTTCCCtatgtaacagctttggctgtcctggaacttgctttgtcaaccaggctggcctccaactcacagagatctgcctgcctctgccttccacgcACTGGAATGAAAGgtgggtgtgcaccaccgccacctcaCACCTTCTTATTTTTTTGAGCAAGAGAGGGACTcttctcactgtgcagcccaagGTAGCCTCAAACGTGCAGACCTTCAGTcttccaagggctaggattatagTATGCTCCGCCAAAATGagttcctcctttcttcctactGTGAATTTTTAGGTGTTGGGGTTCAAATCCAGAGCTTTACAAACTCTAAACAAGTGTCTACCAGTGCACTATATTCCTGATCCACGGATGACCTCTTAACTCTATATACAACTGGGCCAGAAAGTCTTTCCTTCTCCTTGAGTACTGAGAAAGGGTTCGCTGGTAGAAGCACACACCTGACCGTAAGCAGTTCTGAGCAGGACAGGCTATGATGTGAGGGGGGTAAGAAGTGCGCAAGGTTCTCTGGGGTTAGAAGAACAACAAATAACAGGTAACATACTGAGTgctgctgtcttagggtttctattgctgtgaagaccatgaccatggcaccctcctaaaggaaaacattgaattgggtgGCTTTCAGCTCAGAGGTTAGTCTATTATCgtcatggtgagacatggcagtgtgcaggcagacaaggCGCTGAGAAGGAACTGAATTCTacttgatctgaaggcaacaggaagtgaacggtgacactgggcatagcttgaacataggagacctcaaagcccaaccccacagtgacaaacTTTCTCTAAACCTGTGGAACAACTCTTTTCTGCACTATAAatgtgtattactctcattggttaatacaAAGCTGACAGGCCGGTAACTGGGCAGAAAGTTAGGTGAGAAAGCCAAACTAAAGAtgttgggaaggagaaagggcgGAGTCACGAGTCACCAGCCAGaccagaggaagtaagatgagaatgtcacactgagaaaaggtaccaagtcatgtggctaacgtagataagaattatgagttaatttaaatgtgagagctagttagtaataaacctgagctaccagccaggcatttataattaatataagcctccgtgaggtaatttgggaagcagctgcctggTATTtggggtatttgggagttgctggcaggacagaaacttcctttTACACTCCGACAAGACCAcgtctactccaacaaggccacaccccctagtagggccattttctttcaaaccaccgcaGCTACTTGATTGAGTACTTCTCTCTTAAGTgctcatgtacatgcacatgtcttcatgtgtgcacaagtgtacatggaggtcaaaggacaaccttggctATCACTCTTTAGAAGCGgttcatggttttattttgttttgttttgtttttttgtggagctgaggatcgaacccagggccaagtgctctaccactgagctaaatctaaATCCGCAACCCTGGTCCATGTTTTTTTAGGCATGGTCTCTCATAGACCTGGATCTCACCTACTaggctagaatggctggccacAGTGTTAGCATTCAGAAccgccccttggggacctgcccagCGTCCTGACCACATCATTTTacataaagtcccctttaagaaaaaaacccttccccacttcttccttttcttcctcaccATGAGGTagtgcacacctctgctttctctttttccctctctcccctcctcctttaataataaaactttccacgtgCCCTGTCTGCATGATGTGAGTAGCCATGCcgctctcttcccccctccccccctcctccccgtTTTACAAAACACAGAGGCCTAGGGATCCATCTGACTCCCCTGCCCAGGGCTAGCTAGCATCACTTTTAACATGGAGAGAACTCATATCATTGTCTCTTTACCAGACTGATATTAATCCATTAGCGAGGAAAGTAaagtcccaccccaccccccagtttaTAGGTAAAGGAGAtttatacaaatgaaataatatacCCTAGTTGACAAGACTAGTTGGTAAAAATAGGCtacttttttctctcccttcctccctcccttccttcctccctcccttccttccttctctcctcctcctcttcttctatgGCCACACATTCAATCCAATCACTCCATCTCTTGACACTTTGTCCCATTTTCTCTAACTAGTTGACGCTCCACGCTAGTAATTGTAAAAGTCCGGTGATATGCGTACGTTGTGGTGCACCATAGCATCATCTATACTTCtgtatatattcaaaatattccACAATTAAAAACCCTTTTAAATACCCAGGCAACTTTCGGGTGTCCAGACTATCTCGGTTTGTAAAAATGGACTGGGAAGAAAGTTACGTCTAGGCTCAAGGAAGGGAACCTAGGGGAAAAATgatggaactcaggctgtcacTCAAGCTGGGCAAGCCACACCTCCCACCCTACGCGTTTCCACGCCCTAGTGTCAGCTCTTAGGTAGTTTGGGAAGTCGGTCCGGGGTCTTCTGGATCCCACCCAACCACCGAGACCGCGCTTAAAACTCCTCCAGTTCTGCCCGGTCGGGACGAGGGCAACGGGATGACGGCGACCCGACGGGCTTTGGGGTGAGGTCGTCTCTGCCAGCTGAGGATGGTAGAGGCGCCTACCTTCAGGTCGGCTACTAGAAACGGAGGAGGGTTGAGAAACCTTCCTGCCCTGTCCGCcggggaggggcgggaggaggggtGCGGACAAAGGGAAGCTGGGGTTCTCGGTGGGAAAGTGAGGCGCCCAGGGTTTGCTGCGCGTCCTTACAACCCCGCGTGGCGCGCGCGCGGACGCCCTCCGCCCCGGGCCCGGCTCTCCCGCCCGTGGGCCCACCGCGTGCGGGGCGGCGGGACGCGGCGCCGGCCGGTCGGTCCGCCCGCCGGCCGTCCGTCCCCGGGCGCGCACGCGCAGTGGCTCACCGGCCACGCCGCGGCTGTTGTGGGTCGGTGGGCGGGGCGGCTGGCTGCCAGAGCGAGGCGTCGCCGCACCGAGAGCCGGCGCGGGGCGCTCTCAGCCTTCCTCGGCGCCGGGAGGCAGCGGCGGCGGCCGAGCGTGCGAGAGCGGCCGGCGTGTTTTCTCCGAGTCGCTGTCGTCCAGACTCCGGCCGGCGGTCGGCATGGCCCGTGAGTGTGCGGACGGTTCGAGGGACACGGGGGCGGCGGGGGAGCGGGatggtgggggggggcggggagggagggagggagggaggagcggGAGCTGGCCGACGGGGAGGGCGGGGCGctcgcacgcacgcgcacgcgcgcgccgGGCGGGATGCGGGATGCTGGCACCCGGGGGCGGGATGCTGGCACCCGGGCGGGGGATGCCGGCTCCCCGGGACAGGTCCCCGCCTCCCAGGTCCGCACCCGCCGAGAGCGTGTGCGAGCGCCCGCGGGACCTGTCTGCCGACTTGGAGCGGGCTCCTAGGGTCGGAAAGCCTGCCGAGGAGCCCGGGATGCGCTCCGGCTCTTTTGTTTGGTCCTCCAAGGGGAGGATCCTTGAGCTCAGCCTCTACTGGCTTGACCGGACGGACTGCGGTGGGCGGACCTGAtctgggggctgggggagagaggatCTGTCCATCTCTCCTCACACAGACCCATCAAAAGCCAGACCTTATCTTGAGTGTGGCGTGTGAACACCACCACTGGAatggctctttttgtttttgttgggtgttttgtttttttttttaatttttgtttgtttttttgagacggtttctctgggtagccctggctgtcctggaactcactctgtagaccaggctggcctcgaactcatagagatccgcctgcctctgtctcccacaggctgggattaaaagctatTAGTCGACACCTATATTATTGTGATAATACACTTAAATTCTTGAGTGTTTCCACTTAAGCTTCCTCCTTGTCAATCTGGGAATAACTGTGGGatactctgctttcttttttagtttttgtactttttttattttctatttttctttagctACTGATTCTAAACAAAGCACACAATCCACGTCTAGATAGTGGGTGACCCCTCTGAAGCTGGGCATGCTCAAACTTTGTCTTTATTCAAACCAGCTTCAATGgttttgtaaatataaaaatgtgcttttttggatatagataaaaatattttatgcttctATTTCATCTGCTCACATAGGTTTTTCACTATTCCATGTATATTCTAATGTGGATAGTACTGAATTCTGATCACACCAGTCTCCATTAGGATTGGCCAGATACTCTACTTTcgtactaataaaaataaaactttaaggcTCATAATTAAAGACTCTTTAATTTCGTTATTAATAATTTTGAGGATAGGAAAAGAACATGACTGTTTATCATTGTAGGTGGAAATCAAAGAGAACTTGCCCgccagaaaaatatgaaaaaaacccaggaaattagcaaaggaaaaagaaaagaggatagCTTGACTACCTCTcagagaaagcagaggtgagTACCGCTAAGAGAATTTTCAAATCAGTGGTAGATTGACTGCCATGTTTTTAGAATGAATGAGGAACATCCTTAAACCCTTGCTAGAACCCTCGCCTACAATAAGGGCTGATACTCTGTGTCTGTGTAGCTCTAAAACCATGTGCTGATATCATCCTCCCAGACTGTGGAAGAAGAAGCCCTGAAGCTGTCATCTCTTCACAGAGAATCTCTTGTAGCTCCTATAAACTGtaggaacaaaaacaaacacgGCGTCCTTTTATTTCATGATAGttactgtgtgtttatgtgtgtgtacacgcttCAGGTACTTGTAAgggcacacacacgtgtgtgagtgtggagCCCAGAGGCTGGTGTCAAGGATCATCCCttcatcactctccaccttttattttgacagggtctctcactaaataTTGAAGCTCGCCAATTTGGCTAGGCTGACAGGCCAAGGAACTTGAGAGATGTGCCTGTCTAAGCCCTGCCCCTCTAGCACAGAGGGTTTAGACACACACCACCGTGCcctgctttttacatggattttgTGGGGGTTCTAAACATGGATCCTGGTGCTTGTGCAGCAGGAACTTTAATGACTGAGACATCCCCCCAGCCCCAGTGACATTACTAATAAACCAATAAACTTGCCTCGGGTTTCTGTTATCTCTCCTTGGAGCAAAGATCAGTAACCCTGAAACATTCTTTTTATTGGGGGATCTATTCTAGCTCGTTCAGAAACAGCATTGTTTGTTTAGTTAATACTCCCTTAAAATGTGCTAGATGTGACATATCTCTACCCATTATGACCCTAAAAAGTGGAATTCGCACCAGTGTGAAGAATAGGAAAGTgaagttctggttttgttttggtttgagacCCAAAGTCTCTTTATAGCCCACACTTGAACTTaccattcttctgcctcagctttgcaAATTCTGGGAACCAGGCATTAACCTACACGTCTGGCCTGCGGCTCTGAACTTGAGTGACACTGCTAAGGTCATATAGCAAATTCCACAGAGTTTGGTTTGAAGAGGAAACAGTACTTTCGTTGTTCTTAATTCCACTTAATTCATTCCTCTgtagtttttccttctttttttgtattGTACTTGTAGAGGTGTCCTCTTATAGAAGTAGCCAACACTGAATTAAAATCTAATTCTAAATTTAGAATTCCTATCTGTTAACAACATAGGAAAGGTTCCTGATTTTGAAATTAGCCAGACCTTGGTATTTGTGTGATTTGAGGCAAATTATTTAGTCTtgtgcctggttttgttttttttatgtaattttaaaaatgatttacttttttgttgtgttttttgtttttgtttttgtttagatttatttatttattatgtaaggccagaagagggtgccagatctcattacagatggttgtgagctaccatgtggttgctgggaattgaactccggacctctggaagagcagtcagtgatcttaacctctgagccatctctccagcccttgttgttgttgctgttttcgagacaggttttctgtgtagttttggtgcctgtcctggatctcgctctgtagcccaggcttgcctcgaagtcacagagatccacctgactgcctcccgagtgctggggttaaaggcgtgtgccaccactgcctggcttatttttattttatgtgtatgagtattttgcctgcatgtatgtatgtgtaccacctgcacgcctgatgcccatggagtcAGAAAAgtcattggatctcctggaactgaagttacagacagtcataactaccatgtgagttctggaaactgaactcgggtcctctgcaagagcagcaaatgctcttaactgctgagccatcttgtcccCTTTCTGTTTCTTAAGAAGAAACATAGGGTAGTAACCGAAGTTTTTGGACTtaagccaaaaaacaaaagggCTAGGGCTTGGCTTAGCACAGGTGCCTTTGGtttgtcttgatttctttttgagacaggcctcacACTATCTCAGGCTTGATTAGAAATCAATATATAGCTTAAACTAGCCTAGAACTGGTTGTAGTCTTAGCCTCCCATGTAGTGGAactacaggtgtgaaccaccacacccagctaagagTGTTGAATATGTAGCTTtgtagtatatttttaaaatggggaGTATTTCACCTGTgaatgaggccctggatttgatgcCTAGTgtcattaaatattatttgttctgttttgagggatttcttttttaaaggaagaggATGTATAAGCACTCATCTGtcccaggttagcctggaacttcctatgtgaTGGAGTCAgaccttgagcttctgagcctcctgcttctacttcccaagagCTTGGGGAATGGGAGTACACTACCACATTCAGCAACCATTAACTataaaaaaaaggcatttgaaaatacATGTGTAAGTTTGGGTCCTACTAACTCATGGATCACCTAGCTCTAAAGTAGTTTGGCCGTAGTTCATAGTTACATGACATGTAAAGATTCAACCAGGGAGGTACAAAGGTTAAGAAAATTCTTCAAATATCACAAATTTCTTCAGAGTAAATTTTCAAGATTGATTATATGATTTGGGGCTTTAAAAAGCTGGATcattgtaattccaacactcaggaagtggagacaagaggatcaagagttgaaAGTCTTTTTGACTATGTATCAGTTTGAAGGCCatccctgggctacatgaaactctgtctcaaaaaataataataataataaaagcaacagaacaaaacagcagAGAATTATAACATTTATACTGTAGTCCTAGGTGTTAGTGAATATAGGAGACTTCCTAAAtgcactgaggcagaggcagtggatttccatgagtttgaggacagcctggtctacacagtgagttcaagggcagtcacGGTTACACAGTGGAActctgtcccctccctctcccttctccccatcaAAACAAAAGAGCTTTGGATTATTTGCCCAAGGCCATGATAACAGTGGCAAGGTGTTCAGATTCTTTCCAGTCTTTGCTTTTCTATTTGTCTACacccatgaaaatggaaaaacatgactgtttatatctttttttaagtTGTCTTTTAATGTACCAAATGGTTATGTATGAAAAACAATGATAGCGCTGGGCAGTGgtcacacatgcctgtaatcccagcactggaggcagaggcaggtggatctctgtgagttcgaggccagcctggtctacagagcgagatccaggaaaggcgcaaagctacacagagaaaccctgtctcgaaggaaaacacacacacacacacaatgatagcATAAAACCCGTTTTCCTGTGAAAATTTAATACCTTTTCCTCTATTACAGAGACTCTGAGATCATGCAGCAAAAGCAgaagatagccaatgagaagaaATCTATGCAGACAAGAGAAAAATGATGACTGGCTTTGTGGAAAATGTGGGTGCTATTGCCAGTGGGTGCATCATAATCTCTAAGATCAAAATTTCTCAGAGTTACTAATCGTTACATGTGTCATAACTTATCcttataaaactattttaaacttTACTTTTCAGCCTTACTTAATATGATGTTTTAAGACCATTCTTCAAAGAATAAAGTACTGACCATGCATGTAATATACTGgtgaatattatttttatcaataGAGAACATTTATGTAGTTTATTAAATAGGTAATATGTAATTTATTAAATAGGTATTAGTTACATTTGCATTGCCAGCACCACAGTACCTGACAAGGTGTGGTTGAGGGAGGAACAAATTGGCTCACGGTCTCAGAGGATTTCACTCCTTTCATagaaaggagagcagagcagagcagctcaGGTCATGGTAGGAAGAACACGTAGCAGAGGCTGTTCGCATCGCACCAAGAATCCACGTCTGGAGAGGAACC
This region includes:
- the Serf1a gene encoding small EDRK-rich factor 1 yields the protein GAQGLLRVLTTPRGARADALRPGPGSPARGPTACGAAGRGAGRSVRPPAVRPRARTRSGSPATPRLLWVGGRGGWLPERGVAAPRAGAGRSQPSSAPGGSGGGRACESGRRVFSESLSSRLRPAVGMARGNQRELARQKNMKKTQEISKGKRKEDSLTTSQRKQRDSEIMQQKQKIANEKKSMQTREK